A genomic region of Caldicellulosiruptor acetigenus contains the following coding sequences:
- the xerA gene encoding site-specific tyrosine recombinase/integron integrase yields MNFSDIPSYVADFLNYMITIKNKSPNTIKEYYYDLRTFLRYLKAKDLNMLSQIEKIEDLENIDVSNFEIEKLKTLTLSNLYEYFSFLATRFNNGPYARARKVASIRSFFKYLYSKAKLIPDNPAKDLESPKLGKRNPRYLSLDESKKLLSAIDGENKERDFAIITLFLNCGLRLSELVNINLSDIKDDMLRIVGKGNKERIIYLNKACKDAIENYLKVRPTEGVKDKDALFLSERKKRISRRTVQYIVEKYVKMAGINQKKISAHKLRHTAATLMYRHGKVDIRSLQTILGHQSISTTEIYTHVNDDDIKKAFEKNPLSGENQDTLA; encoded by the coding sequence ATGAACTTTTCTGATATTCCGTCTTATGTTGCAGATTTTTTGAATTATATGATTACAATCAAAAATAAGTCTCCAAATACAATCAAAGAATATTATTATGACTTGAGAACCTTTTTAAGATATCTAAAAGCAAAAGATTTGAATATGCTCAGCCAAATCGAAAAGATTGAAGATCTTGAAAACATTGATGTGAGCAATTTTGAAATTGAAAAGCTCAAAACCTTAACTCTTAGCAATCTATATGAATATTTTTCTTTTCTTGCTACGCGTTTTAACAACGGTCCATATGCAAGAGCCCGAAAAGTTGCATCAATCAGAAGTTTTTTTAAATACCTTTACAGCAAAGCTAAACTCATTCCCGATAACCCCGCAAAAGACTTAGAATCGCCAAAACTTGGTAAAAGAAACCCTCGTTATCTTTCCCTTGATGAAAGCAAGAAATTGCTTTCTGCAATTGATGGCGAGAATAAAGAAAGGGATTTTGCAATAATTACTCTTTTTCTAAACTGCGGATTGCGTCTTTCAGAGCTTGTGAATATAAACCTTTCGGATATAAAAGATGATATGCTGAGGATTGTTGGTAAAGGCAATAAAGAAAGAATAATATATTTAAACAAAGCCTGTAAAGATGCTATTGAGAACTATTTGAAAGTCCGCCCTACAGAAGGTGTAAAAGACAAAGATGCTCTTTTTTTGAGTGAAAGAAAGAAAAGGATTAGCAGAAGAACTGTTCAATACATTGTCGAAAAGTATGTGAAAATGGCAGGTATAAATCAGAAAAAGATTTCTGCACATAAGCTTCGCCATACAGCAGCCACATTGATGTACAGGCATGGCAAAGTTGATATAAGGTCTCTTCAGACTATCTTAGGTCATCAAAGTATCTCCACAACAGAGATTTATACTCATGTAAATGACGATGACATCAAAAAAGCCTTTGAAAAAAACCCCCTCTCAGGAGAAAATCAAGACACTTTAGCATAG
- the tpiA gene encoding triose-phosphate isomerase produces the protein MPKLNKKTIRDIDVAGKRVLVRVDFNVPQDENGNITDDRRIREALPTIKYLIDHNAKVILVSHLGRPKGKFDPKYSMAPVAKRLSELLGKEVVLAKDVIGEDAKKCVEQMKEGDVVLLENVRFHKEEEENDREFAKALASLADIYVNDAFGTAHRAHASTAGVAEFLPAVAGFLMEKEIEMLGNALANPQRPFVAILGGAKVSDKIGVITNLLEKVDSLLIGGAMAYTFLKAKGYKIGKSKCEDDKLDVAREIMKKAEEKGVNLLLPVGSIVAKEFKNDTEFMYVPSDAMPDDMMGMDIGNTTIELFSKEIKKAKTIVWNGPMGVFEFPNFAKGTEAIARAVAEAVEENGAIAIIGGGDSAAAVEKLGFADKMTHISTGGGASLEFLEGKVLPGIACLLDKNPRKKIIAANWKMNKTPQEAKEFVEELKKYIDDVQAEVVICAPSILVPYVKEAIEGTNIKLGTQNMFYEEKGAYTGEISGPMLKEVGVEYVVIGHSERRQYFGETDEIVNKKVLAALKFGIKPIVCVGETLKQREYGITDELVRLQVKIALNGVSKEDVEKVVIAYEPIWAIGTGKNATPEEANRVIGVIRNVIAEMYDEDTAQKVRIQYGGSVNSANSADIFNMPEIDGGLVGGASLNAQEFAKILHY, from the coding sequence ATGCCTAAGCTCAACAAAAAGACCATAAGAGATATAGATGTTGCTGGTAAGAGAGTTCTTGTGAGGGTTGATTTTAACGTTCCACAAGATGAAAATGGTAATATCACTGACGATAGAAGAATAAGAGAAGCTCTTCCTACAATAAAGTATCTAATTGACCACAACGCAAAGGTAATATTGGTATCCCATTTAGGAAGACCGAAGGGCAAATTTGACCCGAAATACTCAATGGCCCCTGTTGCAAAAAGACTTTCTGAGCTTCTTGGCAAAGAAGTTGTTCTTGCAAAAGACGTTATAGGCGAGGATGCGAAAAAGTGTGTTGAGCAGATGAAAGAAGGAGATGTAGTTCTTCTTGAAAATGTGAGATTCCACAAAGAGGAAGAAGAAAACGACAGAGAATTTGCAAAAGCTTTAGCATCGCTTGCAGACATTTATGTCAATGACGCGTTTGGTACAGCTCACAGAGCACATGCATCAACAGCAGGTGTTGCAGAGTTCTTGCCTGCAGTTGCTGGATTTTTGATGGAAAAAGAAATAGAGATGCTTGGCAATGCTCTTGCAAATCCGCAAAGACCTTTTGTTGCAATCTTGGGTGGCGCAAAAGTTTCTGACAAGATTGGGGTTATTACAAATCTTCTTGAGAAGGTTGATAGTCTCTTAATTGGCGGTGCAATGGCTTATACCTTCTTGAAAGCAAAAGGATATAAAATCGGGAAGTCAAAATGCGAAGATGATAAGCTTGATGTTGCAAGAGAGATAATGAAAAAGGCAGAGGAAAAAGGAGTAAACCTTCTGCTGCCTGTTGGAAGCATAGTAGCAAAAGAGTTTAAGAATGATACAGAGTTTATGTACGTACCATCAGATGCAATGCCAGACGATATGATGGGTATGGATATAGGAAATACCACAATTGAGCTTTTCTCAAAAGAGATAAAGAAGGCAAAGACAATTGTTTGGAACGGACCAATGGGCGTATTTGAATTTCCAAACTTTGCAAAGGGAACAGAAGCTATTGCAAGAGCTGTTGCTGAGGCTGTTGAAGAAAATGGCGCAATTGCAATTATCGGTGGAGGAGATTCAGCTGCTGCTGTTGAAAAACTGGGGTTTGCTGATAAGATGACACATATTTCAACAGGTGGCGGTGCTTCATTAGAGTTCTTGGAAGGCAAAGTTTTACCAGGTATTGCATGTCTTCTTGATAAAAACCCAAGAAAAAAGATAATCGCAGCAAACTGGAAGATGAACAAGACTCCACAAGAAGCAAAAGAGTTTGTTGAGGAGCTGAAAAAATATATTGATGATGTTCAGGCAGAAGTAGTTATCTGTGCTCCATCAATTCTTGTTCCTTATGTTAAAGAAGCAATAGAAGGAACAAATATAAAACTTGGAACACAAAACATGTTCTATGAAGAAAAAGGTGCATATACAGGTGAGATCTCAGGTCCAATGTTAAAGGAAGTTGGAGTTGAGTATGTGGTAATTGGTCACTCTGAAAGAAGGCAGTACTTTGGTGAAACTGATGAGATTGTGAACAAGAAAGTGTTAGCAGCGCTCAAGTTCGGTATCAAGCCTATTGTATGTGTTGGTGAGACTTTAAAACAAAGAGAGTATGGTATTACTGATGAGCTTGTAAGACTTCAGGTCAAGATTGCACTAAATGGTGTTTCAAAAGAAGATGTTGAAAAGGTTGTCATTGCATATGAGCCTATCTGGGCAATAGGTACAGGTAAGAATGCAACCCCTGAAGAGGCAAATAGAGTAATTGGGGTTATCAGAAATGTAATTGCAGAGATGTACGATGAAGATACTGCGCAAAAGGTTAGAATTCAGTATGGCGGTAGTGTAAACTCTGCAAATTCAGCAGACATTTTCAATATGCCAGAGATTGATGGAGGCTTAGTTGGCGGTGCAAGCCTTAATGCTCAGGAATTTGCAAAGATATTACACTACTAA
- the uxaC gene encoding glucuronate isomerase: MKRFMDEDFLLSNQTAKELYEKYAKNMPIIDFHCHLNPKEIYENKRFKNITELWLGGDHYKWRLMRANGIEEKYITGSADDYEKFLAWAKTIPMAIGNPIYHWTHLELKRYFGIDDILNEKSAPIIWEKTNKVLKELGAKNIILKSNVEVICTTDDPVDTLEYHLKLKDDKDFNVKVYPTFRPDKGVNIERETFIPWVKKLAEVCGKKIESYDEFLDALKSRAEFFHSVGCRASDHAIDDMVFADASFDEVANIFKKALAGEKLIETEVAKYKTYTLRFLGKVYSSLGWAMQLHINALRNNNTRMFNILGPDTGYDSINDNHVAFALVKFLDSLEKENSLPKTILYSLNPKDNYVLATIMGSFQGGGIPGKMQLGAAWWFNDSKDGNLQQMKDLANLGLLSRFVGMVTDSRSFLSYARHEYFRRLLCNLIGEWVENGEYPYDLETLGRIVQGVCYYNAKEYFGF; this comes from the coding sequence ATGAAAAGATTTATGGATGAGGATTTTCTCTTGAGTAACCAGACTGCTAAAGAGCTGTACGAAAAGTACGCAAAGAATATGCCAATAATTGACTTTCACTGTCATTTAAACCCAAAGGAAATTTATGAAAATAAGAGGTTTAAAAACATAACAGAGCTTTGGCTTGGAGGGGACCATTACAAGTGGAGGCTTATGAGAGCAAATGGCATTGAAGAAAAGTATATAACAGGTAGCGCAGATGACTATGAAAAGTTCTTGGCATGGGCAAAGACCATTCCAATGGCAATAGGAAACCCAATTTATCATTGGACACACTTAGAACTCAAAAGATACTTTGGAATAGATGATATATTAAATGAAAAATCTGCACCTATTATTTGGGAAAAGACAAATAAAGTTCTCAAAGAGCTTGGTGCAAAGAATATAATTTTAAAGTCCAATGTAGAAGTAATCTGCACAACAGACGACCCTGTTGATACCCTTGAGTATCATTTAAAGCTGAAAGATGATAAAGACTTCAATGTCAAAGTTTATCCTACTTTCAGACCTGACAAAGGTGTGAACATCGAAAGAGAAACCTTCATCCCGTGGGTAAAAAAGCTTGCAGAGGTATGTGGAAAAAAGATAGAAAGCTATGATGAGTTTTTAGATGCTCTAAAGTCAAGAGCTGAGTTTTTCCACTCTGTGGGGTGTCGTGCTTCTGACCATGCTATTGACGATATGGTTTTTGCCGATGCATCTTTTGATGAAGTAGCTAATATTTTCAAAAAAGCTTTAGCTGGTGAGAAACTTATTGAAACTGAAGTTGCGAAATATAAAACGTATACATTGAGGTTCTTAGGAAAAGTTTATTCAAGTCTTGGCTGGGCAATGCAGCTTCATATAAATGCTCTGAGAAACAACAACACGCGAATGTTCAATATTTTGGGTCCTGACACAGGATATGATTCAATAAACGACAATCATGTAGCCTTTGCACTTGTTAAATTCCTTGATTCATTAGAGAAAGAAAATTCTTTGCCAAAGACAATTCTGTATTCTTTAAATCCAAAAGACAACTATGTTCTTGCAACAATTATGGGGTCTTTCCAGGGCGGTGGAATTCCTGGGAAGATGCAACTTGGTGCAGCTTGGTGGTTCAACGATAGCAAAGATGGCAACCTTCAGCAGATGAAAGACCTTGCAAATCTTGGACTTTTGAGCCGATTTGTTGGAATGGTAACAGATTCTCGAAGCTTTTTGTCATATGCAAGACACGAATATTTTAGAAGACTTCTTTGCAATTTGATTGGCGAGTGGGTAGAAAACGGCGAGTACCCTTATGATTTGGAGACACTTGGTAGAATAGTTCAAGGTGTCTGTTATTATAATGCAAAGGAATATTTTGGGTTTTAA
- a CDS encoding pyruvate kinase alpha/beta domain-containing protein: protein MYFKSAGPHNTLKTVELAIKTANERNINHIVVASCSGSTAKLLKDCGKDVVVVTHVNGFSEPGKMEISQETIEELKAMGFKVYTGTHVLSGAERGISRKFGGVYPVEIMAHTLRMLGQGVKVAVEISVMALDAGLIPYGEDVIAIGGTSEGADTAVIIRPSHAASIFETKIKEIICKPYEF, encoded by the coding sequence ATGTACTTTAAGTCGGCAGGTCCTCATAATACTTTGAAGACAGTTGAGCTTGCGATAAAAACTGCTAACGAAAGAAATATTAACCATATTGTGGTAGCTTCATGCAGCGGAAGTACAGCTAAACTTCTAAAAGATTGTGGGAAAGATGTTGTGGTTGTAACTCATGTAAATGGTTTTTCTGAACCTGGAAAGATGGAAATAAGCCAGGAAACTATTGAAGAGCTCAAAGCAATGGGGTTTAAGGTCTATACAGGCACACATGTTTTGTCAGGTGCGGAAAGAGGAATATCAAGAAAGTTTGGCGGAGTATATCCAGTTGAAATCATGGCACATACACTTAGAATGCTCGGGCAAGGCGTAAAGGTTGCAGTGGAGATTTCTGTTATGGCCTTAGATGCAGGACTGATACCATATGGTGAGGATGTCATTGCAATTGGTGGAACATCTGAAGGTGCTGATACTGCTGTAATTATAAGACCTTCACATGCAGCTTCTATATTTGAGACAAAGATTAAAGAAATAATTTGCAAACCCTATGAATTTTAA
- the gpmI gene encoding 2,3-bisphosphoglycerate-independent phosphoglycerate mutase, which translates to MMKKPVVLIIMDGWGYNPKQEGNAVALGKTPNLDYYEKNYPYTLIGSSGMDVGLPEGQMGNSEVGHLNLGAGRIVYQEFTRITKSIKDGDFFEKEEFLMAIENCKKYNSSLHLMGLLSDGGVHSHNTHLYALLELAKKHNLEKVYVHCFLDGRDVPPSSAKIYIEELEQKMKEIGCGKIATVMGRYYAMDRDKRWERVEKAYNAMVFGEGEYANSALEAVEKSYEKGNTDEFVIPTVVLENGKPTAIINEHDSIIFFNFRPDRARQITRAFCDVEFDGFERKKGYFKVFFVCMTQYDVTIKNCYVAFKPENLTNTLGEYLSKLGLKQLRIAETEKYAHVTFFFNGGVEVPNVGEDRVLVPSPKVATYDLKPEMSAYEVTEALLERIERDEYDVIICNYANGDMVGHTGILEAAIKAVEAVDECIGKVVEKVLQKGGVAIITADHGNCEQMIDYETGEPHTAHTTNKVPLYLVGYGNVKLRDDGILADIAPTILDILGLEKPSEMKGSSLIIK; encoded by the coding sequence ATGATGAAAAAACCTGTTGTTCTTATCATCATGGATGGTTGGGGTTACAACCCAAAGCAAGAGGGGAACGCTGTTGCTTTGGGTAAGACCCCCAACCTTGACTATTACGAAAAGAATTACCCATATACCTTGATTGGTAGCAGTGGCATGGACGTTGGTCTTCCTGAAGGTCAGATGGGAAATTCTGAGGTAGGTCATCTTAATTTGGGTGCTGGGAGAATTGTGTATCAGGAGTTTACAAGGATAACAAAGTCAATTAAAGACGGTGACTTTTTTGAAAAAGAAGAGTTTTTGATGGCAATAGAAAATTGCAAAAAATATAACTCTTCTCTTCATCTGATGGGGCTTTTATCAGATGGTGGTGTGCATAGTCACAACACTCACCTTTATGCTCTTTTGGAGCTTGCAAAGAAGCACAATCTTGAAAAAGTATATGTTCATTGCTTTTTAGATGGGCGAGATGTTCCACCTTCGAGTGCAAAAATCTACATTGAAGAGCTTGAACAGAAGATGAAAGAAATTGGTTGTGGCAAGATTGCAACAGTAATGGGTAGATACTATGCAATGGACAGAGACAAAAGATGGGAAAGAGTAGAAAAGGCTTACAATGCTATGGTATTCGGTGAAGGAGAGTATGCAAATTCTGCATTGGAAGCTGTTGAAAAGTCATATGAGAAAGGTAATACCGATGAGTTTGTAATTCCAACTGTCGTGCTTGAGAATGGCAAGCCCACCGCAATCATAAATGAACATGACAGCATAATATTTTTCAACTTTAGACCTGATAGAGCAAGACAAATCACAAGGGCATTTTGTGATGTTGAGTTTGATGGTTTTGAAAGGAAAAAAGGATATTTTAAAGTGTTCTTTGTATGCATGACCCAGTATGATGTGACAATAAAGAACTGTTATGTTGCTTTCAAACCAGAGAACTTAACAAACACTTTGGGAGAATACCTCAGCAAGTTAGGGTTAAAACAACTTCGAATTGCTGAGACAGAAAAGTACGCTCATGTCACCTTCTTCTTCAACGGCGGTGTGGAAGTACCAAATGTCGGAGAAGACAGGGTTTTGGTACCATCACCGAAGGTTGCAACATATGACCTTAAACCTGAGATGAGTGCATATGAGGTAACGGAAGCTTTGCTTGAGAGGATAGAAAGAGATGAATATGATGTAATAATCTGCAACTATGCAAATGGTGACATGGTAGGGCACACAGGCATTTTAGAGGCTGCTATAAAGGCTGTTGAGGCTGTTGACGAGTGCATAGGAAAAGTTGTGGAGAAAGTGTTGCAAAAGGGCGGCGTTGCAATAATAACTGCTGACCATGGCAACTGTGAACAGATGATTGATTATGAGACAGGCGAGCCTCATACAGCTCATACAACAAATAAGGTACCTTTGTATCTTGTTGGGTATGGCAATGTTAAATTGAGAGATGACGGAATTTTAGCAGACATTGCTCCGACAATCTTAGACATCTTAGGGTTAGAAAAGCCTTCAGAGATGAAAGGAAGTTCGCTTATTATAAAATAA
- a CDS encoding PIN domain-containing protein — protein MKESNYQFVDTNILVYAYDKSAGEKHVVAKQIVKKLWKERNGALSTQVLQEFFVVVTKKVKHPLDIDCAFQIISDLSLWKIVTIEVKDILEAIKLSQRYKISFWDALILCSAINLGCSVVWSEDLNSGQYFGKIKVVNPFLSSPLDI, from the coding sequence ATGAAAGAAAGTAACTATCAATTTGTTGACACAAATATTTTGGTGTATGCTTATGATAAATCTGCAGGGGAAAAACACGTAGTAGCAAAACAAATTGTGAAGAAACTTTGGAAAGAAAGAAATGGTGCACTGAGCACTCAAGTTCTTCAAGAATTTTTTGTTGTTGTTACAAAAAAGGTTAAACATCCTTTAGATATTGACTGCGCTTTTCAAATCATATCAGACTTAAGTTTATGGAAGATAGTTACAATTGAAGTAAAAGATATTTTAGAAGCTATTAAGCTTTCACAAAGATATAAGATATCTTTTTGGGATGCTTTGATACTTTGTAGCGCTATAAATTTGGGATGTTCGGTGGTGTGGAGTGAAGATTTAAATTCTGGTCAGTATTTTGGGAAAATAAAAGTAGTAAATCCTTTTTTGTCTTCACCTCTTGACATATAA
- the eno gene encoding phosphopyruvate hydratase has translation MKVDISITAVKAREILDSRGNPTVEVEVVVNDEFVGRAAVPSGASTGIFEAVELRDGDKKRYMGKGVLKAVENVNEVIAPEIIGMNALNQVEIDKLMIELDGTENKSKLGANAILGVSLAVAKAAANALGLPLYQYIGGVNAKYLPVPMMNILNGGKHADNSVDLQEFMIMPVGAKSFSEALRMCAETFHHLRNVLKARGYNTTVGDEGGFAPNLKSNEEPLEVIVEAIEKAGYTPGKDIAIALDPATSELYNEEDGKYHFEREGKVRTKEEMVEFWVKLVEKYPIVSIEDGVAEEDWEGWKMLTEALGNKIQLVGDDLFVTNTKRLAKGIELGVANSILIKLNQIGTLTETLEAIEMANRAGYTAVVSHRSGETEDTTIADLVVAVNAGQIKTGAPSRTDRVAKYNQLLRIEEELGSIAIYPGMNAFFNLKKK, from the coding sequence ATGAAGGTTGACATTTCTATTACAGCTGTAAAAGCAAGAGAGATTCTTGATTCAAGAGGGAACCCAACTGTTGAGGTAGAAGTTGTTGTAAATGATGAATTTGTAGGAAGAGCTGCTGTTCCATCGGGCGCGTCAACAGGTATATTTGAGGCTGTTGAGCTCAGAGATGGTGATAAAAAGAGATATATGGGCAAAGGTGTTCTCAAGGCAGTTGAGAATGTTAATGAAGTTATTGCACCAGAGATTATTGGAATGAATGCTCTTAACCAAGTTGAGATTGATAAACTTATGATTGAGCTTGATGGAACAGAGAACAAGAGCAAGCTTGGTGCAAACGCAATTTTGGGTGTATCTTTGGCAGTTGCTAAGGCAGCAGCAAACGCACTTGGCCTTCCACTGTATCAATACATTGGTGGTGTCAACGCAAAATATTTGCCTGTTCCGATGATGAACATTTTAAACGGTGGTAAGCACGCTGACAACTCTGTTGACTTGCAAGAGTTTATGATTATGCCTGTTGGTGCAAAATCTTTTAGCGAAGCATTAAGAATGTGTGCTGAAACATTCCATCACTTAAGAAATGTATTGAAGGCAAGAGGATACAACACAACAGTTGGTGATGAAGGTGGATTTGCACCAAACTTGAAGTCTAACGAGGAACCATTAGAAGTGATTGTTGAAGCAATTGAAAAAGCTGGTTATACTCCTGGTAAGGACATTGCAATTGCGCTTGACCCTGCAACATCAGAACTTTACAACGAAGAGGACGGGAAATATCACTTTGAAAGAGAAGGTAAAGTAAGAACAAAAGAAGAAATGGTAGAGTTCTGGGTGAAGCTTGTTGAGAAATACCCCATTGTATCAATTGAAGACGGTGTTGCAGAAGAGGACTGGGAAGGCTGGAAGATGCTCACTGAAGCACTTGGTAACAAAATTCAGCTTGTTGGTGATGATTTGTTTGTTACAAATACAAAGAGGCTTGCAAAGGGAATTGAGCTTGGTGTTGCAAACTCAATATTAATTAAGCTCAACCAGATAGGAACTCTTACAGAAACTTTAGAAGCAATTGAGATGGCAAACAGAGCAGGTTACACTGCGGTTGTATCCCACAGATCAGGTGAGACAGAAGATACAACAATTGCTGACCTTGTTGTTGCAGTAAATGCTGGTCAGATAAAGACAGGTGCACCGTCAAGAACAGACAGGGTAGCAAAATACAATCAGCTCTTGAGAATCGAAGAAGAGCTTGGCAGCATTGCCATTTATCCTGGAATGAATGCATTCTTTAACTTGAAGAAAAAATAA
- a CDS encoding LysM peptidoglycan-binding domain-containing protein, translating to MRTKVVIRNKFRFGIALLLLMIFVVMALMISIGEGKGIDKEKNINWICVRVKEGDSLWTISKDFVDETVDIRDYISFIRKVNRLESAVVYPGQVLKFVDVKTYKLLCKE from the coding sequence ATGAGAACAAAAGTTGTTATAAGAAATAAGTTTCGTTTTGGCATTGCATTGCTTCTTTTAATGATATTTGTTGTAATGGCTTTGATGATTTCGATTGGAGAAGGGAAGGGCATTGATAAAGAAAAGAATATAAATTGGATATGTGTGAGAGTAAAAGAGGGAGATTCGCTGTGGACAATTTCAAAGGACTTTGTTGATGAAACTGTAGACATTCGCGATTACATCTCTTTTATCCGAAAAGTAAATAGATTAGAAAGTGCAGTGGTTTACCCTGGACAAGTATTGAAATTTGTGGATGTGAAGACATACAAACTTTTGTGCAAAGAATAA
- a CDS encoding DUF6364 family protein: protein MRKYQNITLSLPKELIQKVKHIAVERNTSISALLTSLLEELVDREESYQKVYLQHLKLLEEGFDLGTGGTITWRREDLYERK from the coding sequence ATGCGTAAATATCAGAATATTACTCTGTCTCTTCCTAAGGAACTTATTCAAAAGGTAAAACATATTGCTGTTGAAAGGAATACATCTATTTCTGCGCTGCTCACAAGCTTGTTAGAAGAACTTGTAGATAGAGAAGAATCATATCAAAAAGTCTATTTACAACATCTTAAACTTTTAGAAGAAGGATTTGACCTTGGAACAGGTGGAACAATCACGTGGAGGAGAGAAGATTTATATGAAAGAAAGTAA